From a region of the Streptomyces sp. NBC_01454 genome:
- the cimA gene encoding citramalate synthase, which produces MTDAAEPSPTPAAAVSDDFHVFDTTLRDGAQREGINLTVADKLTIARHLDDFGVGFIEGGWPGANPRDTEFFQRARAEIDFRHAQLVAFGATRKAGVRVEDDAQVAALLESGAPVITLVAKSHVGHVELALRTTPEENLAMVGDTVAYLRAQGRRVFLDCEHFFDGYALDAVYAKQVVRTASEAGADVVVLCDTNGGMLPAQITAVVRTVLADTGARLGIHAQDDTGCAVANTLAAVDAGATHVQCTANGYGERVGNSNLFPVAAALELKYGRRVLPEGKLAETTRISHAIAEVVNLTPSTHQPYVGVSAFAHKAGLHASAIKVDPDLYQHIDPALVGNTMRMLVSDMAGRASIELKGKELGFDLSGDRELVGRLVGRVKERELAGYTYEAADASFELLLREEVRGRPVRYFTVESWRAIVEDRPDGTHANEATVKLWAKGERIVATAEGNGPVNALDRALRVGLEQIYPELAHMELVDYKVRILEGALGTGSITRVLVSTGDGKGEWSTVGVAENVIAASWQALDDAYAYGLLRAGVEPQD; this is translated from the coding sequence ATGACGGACGCAGCAGAACCCTCCCCGACCCCCGCCGCCGCGGTGTCCGACGACTTCCACGTCTTCGACACCACGCTGCGCGACGGCGCGCAGCGCGAGGGCATCAACCTCACCGTCGCCGACAAGCTGACCATCGCCCGGCACCTCGACGACTTCGGCGTGGGCTTCATCGAGGGCGGCTGGCCCGGCGCCAACCCCCGGGACACCGAGTTCTTCCAGCGCGCCCGCGCGGAGATCGACTTCCGGCACGCCCAGCTGGTCGCGTTCGGCGCCACCCGCAAGGCCGGCGTGCGCGTCGAGGACGACGCGCAGGTCGCCGCGCTCCTGGAGTCCGGGGCCCCGGTGATCACCCTGGTCGCCAAGTCCCATGTCGGGCACGTGGAGCTGGCGCTGCGCACCACACCCGAGGAGAACCTCGCGATGGTCGGGGACACCGTCGCCTATCTGCGGGCCCAGGGCCGCCGGGTCTTCCTCGACTGCGAGCACTTCTTCGACGGCTATGCGCTGGACGCGGTCTACGCCAAGCAGGTCGTGCGGACCGCGAGCGAGGCCGGCGCCGATGTCGTGGTGCTCTGCGACACCAACGGCGGGATGCTCCCGGCGCAGATCACCGCGGTCGTGCGGACCGTCCTCGCGGACACCGGCGCCCGGCTGGGCATCCACGCCCAGGACGACACCGGCTGCGCGGTCGCCAACACGCTGGCCGCGGTGGACGCGGGCGCCACCCACGTGCAGTGCACCGCCAACGGCTACGGCGAGCGGGTCGGCAACTCCAATCTCTTCCCCGTCGCCGCCGCCCTGGAGCTCAAGTACGGGCGCCGGGTGCTGCCCGAGGGCAAGCTCGCCGAGACCACCCGGATCTCGCACGCCATCGCCGAGGTCGTCAACCTCACCCCTTCCACCCACCAGCCCTACGTCGGCGTCTCGGCCTTCGCCCACAAGGCCGGGCTGCACGCCTCCGCCATCAAGGTCGACCCGGACCTCTACCAGCACATCGATCCGGCCCTGGTCGGCAACACCATGCGGATGCTGGTCTCCGACATGGCCGGCCGTGCTTCCATCGAGCTCAAGGGCAAGGAGCTGGGCTTCGATCTCAGCGGCGACCGCGAGCTGGTCGGCCGCCTCGTCGGGCGGGTCAAGGAGCGCGAGCTGGCGGGCTACACGTACGAGGCCGCCGACGCGTCCTTCGAGCTGCTGCTGCGCGAGGAGGTCCGGGGCAGGCCGGTGCGCTACTTCACCGTCGAGTCCTGGCGGGCGATCGTCGAGGACCGCCCCGACGGGACGCACGCCAACGAGGCGACCGTGAAGCTGTGGGCCAAGGGCGAGCGGATCGTCGCCACCGCCGAGGGCAACGGCCCGGTCAACGCCCTGGACCGGGCGCTGCGGGTGGGCCTGGAGCAGATCTATCCGGAACTGGCCCACATGGAGCTGGTGGACTACAAGGTCCGCATCCTGGAGGGCGCCCTGGGCACCGGCTCCATCACCCGCGTCCTGGTCTCCACCGGCGACGGCAAGGGCGAGTGGTCCACGGTCGGCGTCGCGGAGAACGTCATCGCCGCGTCCTGGCAGGCACTGGACGACGCCTACGCCTACGGGCTGCTGCGGGCCGGGGTCGAGCCGCAGGACTGA
- a CDS encoding agmatine deiminase family protein: MNTPSADGFRMPPEWAPHERTWMAWPGPNVTFGEEGGEGLARARRAWAAVARAVRRFEPVTVVAGPGQSEGARALLGADIELVERPLNDAWMRDIGPTFLTDGTGQLAATDWVFNGWGAQEWARWDHDEKIAGQVCGLAGARRYASSLVNEGGGLHVDGAGTVLLTETVQLDPGRNPGRTKEEAEAEIHAYLGTTKAIWLPRGLTADYGRFGTRGHVDLVAAFARPGTVLVHSQPDPDHPDHAICTEIAKLLRSSTDARGRRLEVIEVPAPTVIEEDGEPVDHSYLNHYLCNDGVVLCGFDDPRDEEAAALFRRLFPGRTVTLVDARTIFAAGGGIHCITQQQPRA, translated from the coding sequence ATGAACACCCCTTCCGCCGACGGTTTCCGGATGCCCCCCGAGTGGGCCCCGCACGAGCGCACCTGGATGGCCTGGCCCGGCCCCAACGTCACCTTCGGCGAGGAGGGCGGGGAGGGGCTGGCCCGGGCCCGGCGGGCCTGGGCCGCCGTCGCCCGCGCCGTGCGCCGCTTCGAGCCGGTCACCGTCGTCGCCGGCCCGGGACAGTCCGAGGGCGCCCGGGCACTCCTCGGCGCGGACATCGAGCTCGTCGAACGCCCCCTCAACGACGCCTGGATGCGCGACATCGGCCCCACCTTCCTCACCGACGGCACGGGGCAACTCGCCGCGACCGACTGGGTGTTCAACGGCTGGGGCGCCCAGGAATGGGCCCGCTGGGACCACGACGAGAAGATCGCCGGGCAGGTCTGCGGGCTGGCCGGCGCCCGCCGCTACGCCAGCTCGCTGGTCAACGAGGGCGGCGGCCTCCACGTCGACGGTGCGGGGACCGTCCTGCTCACCGAGACCGTTCAGCTCGACCCGGGCCGCAACCCGGGCCGGACGAAGGAGGAGGCCGAGGCCGAGATTCACGCGTACCTGGGCACCACCAAGGCGATCTGGCTGCCGCGCGGACTGACCGCCGACTACGGGCGGTTCGGCACCCGCGGCCATGTCGACCTCGTCGCCGCCTTCGCCCGTCCCGGCACCGTCCTGGTCCACTCCCAGCCCGACCCCGACCACCCCGACCACGCGATCTGCACCGAGATCGCCAAGCTGCTGCGATCCTCGACCGACGCCCGGGGACGGCGGCTGGAGGTCATCGAGGTGCCGGCGCCGACCGTCATCGAGGAGGACGGCGAGCCGGTCGACCACTCCTACCTCAACCACTACCTCTGCAACGATGGCGTGGTGCTGTGCGGCTTCGACGACCCCCGCGACGAGGAGGCGGCCGCGCTCTTCCGCCGGCTCTTCCCCGGCCGGACGGTGACCCTCGTGGACGCCCGTACGATCTTCGCAGCGGGTGGCGGTATCCACTGCATCACCCAGCAGCAGCCCAGGGCCTGA
- a CDS encoding MFS transporter: MGREQWKKIWVGSAGNMVEWFDWFVYASFAVYFADSFFPKGNDTANLMNTMGIFAVGFFMRPVGGWVLGRVGDRKGRKAALTLTVTLMSVSAILIAVAPTYGVAGYGGVAVLLLARMLQGLSVGGEYAASATYLTEASAPGQRGFASSFQYVSMTAGQLLGLGLLIVLQRTLSDDALHSWAWRIPFIIGALGAAIVFYLRRNMLETEVYAADEGAHADPARGTLKALLAHKREAFLVIALTMGGTVAYYTYTTYLTKYLSGSAGLDKPTASLVSFCALFLFMCLQPLAGKLSDRIGRRPLLITFAVGSTFLTVPIMTLLKHAGSFWPALGLSLLALVVVTGYTSINACVKAELFPTGIRALGVALPYAIANALFGGTAEYVALWFKGDGHESGYYWYVAGCAAVSLIVYLSMRETRTIDLHQVGAGGSVAAAKAPRPAPVAD, translated from the coding sequence ATGGGACGAGAGCAATGGAAAAAGATCTGGGTGGGCTCGGCCGGCAACATGGTCGAGTGGTTCGACTGGTTCGTCTACGCCAGCTTCGCGGTCTACTTCGCCGATTCGTTCTTCCCGAAGGGCAATGACACGGCGAACCTCATGAACACCATGGGGATCTTCGCCGTCGGCTTCTTCATGCGGCCGGTGGGCGGCTGGGTGCTCGGTCGGGTCGGCGACCGCAAGGGCCGCAAGGCCGCGCTGACCCTGACCGTCACGCTGATGTCCGTCTCGGCGATCCTGATCGCCGTGGCCCCCACGTACGGCGTCGCGGGCTACGGCGGCGTGGCCGTCCTGCTCCTGGCCCGGATGCTGCAGGGTCTCTCGGTCGGCGGCGAGTACGCGGCCAGCGCCACCTACCTCACCGAGGCGTCCGCCCCCGGGCAGCGCGGCTTCGCCTCCAGCTTCCAGTACGTCTCGATGACCGCGGGACAGTTGCTGGGCCTCGGGCTGCTGATCGTGCTCCAGCGGACCCTGTCCGACGACGCGCTGCACAGCTGGGCCTGGCGGATCCCGTTCATCATCGGTGCGCTGGGCGCCGCCATCGTCTTCTATCTGCGGCGCAACATGCTGGAGACCGAGGTGTACGCCGCGGACGAGGGTGCCCACGCCGACCCGGCGCGCGGCACCCTCAAGGCGCTGCTGGCCCACAAGCGCGAGGCGTTCCTGGTCATCGCGCTCACCATGGGCGGCACGGTCGCGTACTACACGTACACGACATATCTCACCAAGTACCTCTCGGGCAGCGCCGGCCTGGACAAGCCGACCGCCTCGCTGGTCAGCTTCTGCGCGCTGTTCCTCTTCATGTGCCTCCAGCCGCTGGCCGGCAAGCTCTCCGACCGGATCGGCCGCCGCCCGCTGCTGATCACCTTCGCGGTCGGCTCGACGTTCCTGACCGTGCCGATCATGACGCTGCTCAAGCACGCCGGCAGCTTCTGGCCGGCCCTGGGGCTCTCGCTGCTCGCGCTGGTCGTGGTCACCGGCTACACCTCGATCAACGCCTGCGTGAAGGCCGAACTGTTCCCGACCGGCATCCGCGCACTGGGCGTGGCCCTGCCCTACGCCATCGCCAACGCGCTGTTCGGCGGCACCGCGGAGTATGTCGCCCTGTGGTTCAAGGGCGACGGTCACGAGTCCGGCTACTACTGGTACGTCGCCGGCTGCGCGGCCGTCTCGCTGATCGTCTACCTCAGCATGCGCGAGACCCGCACCATCGATCTGCACCAGGTCGGGGCCGGGGGGAGCGTGGCCGCCGCGAAGGCGCCGCGGCCGGCGCCCGTCGCCGACTGA
- a CDS encoding TetR/AcrR family transcriptional regulator, whose amino-acid sequence MPSPARRPRRRLNQPREQVLAAAMATIAAEGLDRLTMAGLGREVGMSSGHILYYFGTKDELLVQTLQWSEEQLGTERRAALARRVPARERLDALVGLYLPEGHRDPRWTLWLEVWNRSQNADDETRERQLDLELAWHRDLVALLVEGISKGEFRPVDAERFATRTRALLDGFGTHLVVGLPGTDRDDVRDHLRDFFDESLSVPRD is encoded by the coding sequence GTGCCCTCTCCCGCGCGCCGTCCCCGGCGCCGGCTGAACCAGCCGCGCGAACAGGTCCTGGCCGCGGCGATGGCGACCATCGCCGCGGAGGGCCTGGACCGGCTGACCATGGCCGGGCTGGGCCGCGAGGTGGGGATGAGCAGCGGCCACATCCTCTACTACTTCGGCACCAAGGACGAGCTGCTGGTGCAGACCCTGCAGTGGAGCGAGGAGCAGCTCGGCACCGAGCGCCGGGCCGCCCTCGCCCGCCGCGTCCCGGCCCGCGAACGCCTCGACGCCCTGGTCGGCCTCTACCTCCCCGAAGGCCACCGCGACCCGCGCTGGACCCTGTGGCTGGAGGTGTGGAACCGCTCCCAGAACGCCGACGACGAGACCCGTGAGCGCCAGCTCGACCTGGAGCTCGCCTGGCACCGTGACCTGGTGGCGCTGCTCGTCGAGGGCATCTCGAAGGGCGAGTTCCGGCCCGTCGACGCCGAGCGCTTCGCCACCCGCACCCGCGCCCTTCTCGACGGCTTCGGCACCCACCTCGTCGTCGGCCTCCCGGGCACCGACCGCGATGACGTACGCGACCACCTCAGGGACTTCTTCGACGAATCGCTGTCCGTCCCCCGGGACTGA
- a CDS encoding AIPR family protein, whose product MRTLRVGHIRDSLKADYSGLIDLTDYEGKPEKQSAPAFLSRALAARAVQRFTGFSAEDSAKTVVDGFHDNGIDALAIDEVNRRLVLVQSKWDGSGDTGLSQGDALKVRNGCSDLFNMRFDRFSPALQARQEEISAALSDPAMTFIVVIATTGRSALPAEAQAVFDDFLDEVNENDPVVSLEVLGLREFHSMVVEGIAGPKIEITVPIEQWGTVDLPYQAYYGLVQASEIASWYESHGDRLFAQNLRKSLGSTDVNEGVTNTLLKQGHNFWYFNNGITALCESVKKTPRGGATHAYGDFSITGVSVVNGAQTVASIHRASRKDETALENARVWVRFISLEGCPPDFAVDVTRATNTQNSVESRDFVALDRQQERLRRDMLLSLRKQYSVKRGENAPAESDGCTVEDAVVALACAHNNPYYSVLAKSSVGRLSENTERAPYINLFNGGTTAHRVWRCVQVMRAVEGDLLVRRAGLVDREFAVATHGNRIILQLVFNQLNLSKVNEPHYDWESELAKVHEITGHVLAALMTEIEWSYPNNYLAPLFKNTTKCRDLANRVEARLAVT is encoded by the coding sequence ATGCGCACGCTGCGTGTTGGCCATATCAGGGACTCTCTCAAAGCCGATTACTCCGGTCTCATCGATCTCACCGATTACGAGGGAAAGCCCGAAAAGCAATCAGCGCCAGCATTCCTGAGTCGGGCTCTCGCCGCGCGAGCGGTGCAGCGCTTCACCGGGTTCTCGGCAGAAGACTCAGCGAAGACAGTTGTTGACGGTTTCCACGACAACGGCATCGACGCTCTGGCCATCGACGAGGTAAATCGACGCCTGGTCTTGGTGCAGTCCAAGTGGGATGGCTCTGGCGACACCGGCCTGTCACAAGGCGATGCCCTCAAGGTGCGAAATGGGTGCAGCGACCTTTTCAACATGCGCTTCGATCGCTTCTCCCCCGCGCTCCAAGCGCGCCAGGAGGAGATCTCGGCGGCGTTGAGCGACCCCGCTATGACATTCATTGTCGTGATCGCTACGACTGGCCGCAGCGCCCTGCCAGCCGAGGCACAAGCAGTGTTCGATGACTTCCTGGACGAGGTCAACGAAAACGACCCTGTGGTTTCTCTTGAAGTTCTGGGACTGCGAGAATTTCACTCCATGGTCGTCGAAGGGATTGCGGGCCCTAAAATCGAGATCACTGTTCCCATCGAACAATGGGGAACCGTCGATCTCCCCTATCAGGCATATTATGGCTTGGTTCAGGCCTCAGAGATCGCCTCCTGGTACGAAAGTCACGGCGATCGGCTGTTTGCCCAGAACCTGCGGAAATCCCTGGGCAGCACCGATGTCAACGAAGGTGTGACGAACACCCTGCTCAAACAGGGCCACAACTTCTGGTACTTCAACAACGGGATCACCGCGCTGTGCGAATCCGTCAAGAAGACCCCTCGCGGTGGAGCCACCCACGCATACGGCGATTTTTCCATCACAGGCGTGAGTGTCGTCAACGGTGCACAAACAGTGGCGAGCATCCACCGGGCATCACGGAAAGATGAAACTGCGCTAGAGAATGCGCGAGTATGGGTGCGCTTCATTTCACTGGAAGGGTGTCCACCAGACTTCGCCGTCGACGTTACCAGAGCAACTAATACACAAAACAGCGTGGAGAGCCGGGACTTTGTGGCCCTGGACCGACAGCAAGAGCGGCTGCGCCGCGATATGCTCCTGTCTCTCCGGAAGCAATACTCAGTCAAACGAGGCGAAAACGCTCCTGCAGAATCCGACGGATGCACAGTCGAAGATGCCGTGGTGGCGCTGGCTTGCGCGCACAACAATCCGTATTATTCCGTTCTAGCCAAAAGCTCTGTTGGCCGACTTTCAGAGAACACCGAACGCGCTCCATATATCAACCTGTTCAACGGTGGCACAACAGCGCATCGGGTATGGCGCTGCGTACAGGTGATGCGCGCGGTCGAGGGTGATCTCCTGGTACGGCGCGCCGGCTTGGTGGATCGCGAATTCGCGGTCGCCACCCACGGAAACCGAATCATCCTTCAGCTGGTCTTCAACCAACTGAATCTATCGAAAGTCAACGAACCTCATTACGATTGGGAGTCAGAGCTTGCCAAGGTGCACGAGATAACGGGGCATGTACTCGCTGCACTCATGACCGAAATCGAGTGGTCCTATCCCAACAACTATCTGGCCCCGCTCTTCAAGAACACGACTAAATGCCGGGATTTGGCCAATAGGGTAGAAGCCCGGCTCGCAGTCACATGA